One window from the genome of bacterium encodes:
- a CDS encoding nucleoside deaminase produces the protein MTEEKLKFMKMVLEMAEKNVKEGRGGPFAAIIVKDGKIVGKGTNLVTSTNDPTAHAEIVAIREATRNLNTFNLHGTEIYTSCEPCPMCLGAIYWARIDKIYFAATREDAKNAGFDDLEFYEEICKKPEERKIKMIRLDLPEKMRPFDSWIKKEDKIPY, from the coding sequence ATGACAGAAGAAAAGCTAAAGTTTATGAAAATGGTTCTTGAGATGGCTGAAAAAAATGTCAAAGAAGGACGAGGTGGACCTTTCGCCGCTATCATTGTAAAAGACGGTAAAATAGTCGGAAAGGGAACCAACCTGGTTACTTCAACAAATGACCCAACAGCACATGCAGAAATAGTTGCCATAAGAGAGGCCACCCGAAATCTGAACACCTTTAATCTCCACGGGACGGAAATATACACCTCCTGCGAACCATGTCCTATGTGCCTCGGGGCTATATATTGGGCAAGAATTGACAAAATTTACTTTGCAGCTACAAGAGAAGACGCTAAAAATGCAGGGTTTGACGACCTCGAGTTCTACGAAGAAATTTGCAAGAAGCCAGAAGAGAGAAAAATAAAGATGATAAGACTGGACCTACCTGAAAAAATGAGGCCTTTCGATTCATGGATTAAAAAAGAGGATAAAATACCATATTAA